From one Gossypium hirsutum isolate 1008001.06 chromosome D08, Gossypium_hirsutum_v2.1, whole genome shotgun sequence genomic stretch:
- the LOC107917236 gene encoding uncharacterized protein isoform X3: MDVLKNRHKTLRNLYKAVKNLLNQKGFNWDSTRQMVIAENKIWDEYIKVNPDVRPYRVKTIPYYDDLGIIYGDNSARKKVGSLKEHSGYVGHCSCKCLRCFERESVGKWKGSQGIEAQV, translated from the exons ATGGATGTGCTGAAAAACCGGCACAAAACGCTGAGGAATCTGTACAAAGCTGTTAAGAACCTGTTGAATCAGAAGGGTTTTAACTGGgattcgactcgacaaatggtgaTCGCTGAGAATAAAATCTGGGATGAATATATCAAG GTAAACCCAGATGTGCGTCCTTACAGAGTTAAAACTATTCCTTACTACGATGATCTGGGTATTATATATGGAGATAATTCAGCTAGGAAAAAGG tGGGGAGTTTGAAGGAGCACAGCGGGTATGTTGGGCACTGCAGCTGCAAGTGTTTGAGGTGTTTTGAGAGAGAAAGTGTAGGGAAATGGAAAGGCAGCCAAGGAATTGAAGCTCAAGTGTAG